One window from the genome of Heptranchias perlo isolate sHepPer1 chromosome 22, sHepPer1.hap1, whole genome shotgun sequence encodes:
- the antkmt gene encoding adenine nucleotide translocase lysine N-methyltransferase isoform X1, whose protein sequence is MDQDDCEEGETELRRQSVGGWGLLQIAGCTGLTAYVVWAGILMPGFRRVPLRLQVPYIPASRKQVQNVMTLLDGRSGKMVDLGSVRRICVVPQVLEASKRGFHPAVGYELNPWLIRLSKFYAWRAGCHGKVSYMKQDLWKVDLSDCSNVTVFLAPSVLSLLQVKLLSELPEDAWIVAGRFPFPSWKPCCVVGEGVDKAWRYSAKRLRQENESQITQDGTAV, encoded by the exons atgGACCAGGATGACTGTGAAGAGGGAGAAACTGAGCTCAGGAGGCAGTCGGTTGGCGGCTGGGGTTTGCTGCAGATCGCTGGGTGCACAGGATTAACTGCATATGTAGTATGGGCGGGGATACTGATGCCTGGTTTCAGGAGGGTCCCTCTAAGGTTACAG GTGCCGTACATACCTGCAAGCCGCAAACAGGTGCAGAACGTGATGACATTACTGGATGGCCGGTCTGGCAAGATGGTGGACTTGGGATCAG TTCGCAGGATCTGTGTTGTTCCACAGGTTTTAGAAGCCAGTAAACGTGGCTTCCATCCAGCAGTTGGCTATGAACTGAACCCATGGCTCATCAGACTGTCAAAGTTCTACGCTTGGAGAGCAGGCTGTCATGGGAAGGTTTCTTACATGAAACAAGACTTGTGGAAG GTTGATTTGTCAGACTGTTCCAATGTCACGGTTTTCCTTGCTCCCAGTGTG CTTTCTTTACTACAAGTCAAGCTGTTATCTGAACTTCCGGAAGATGCGTGGATTGTTGCTGGTCGATTCCCGTTCCCAAGCTGGAAACCATGCTGTGTTGTTGGGGAAGGGGTTGATAAAGCCTGGCGTTACAGTGCCAAAAGACTACGACAAGAAAATGAATCCCAAATCACACAGGACGGCACTGCAGTATAA
- the antkmt gene encoding adenine nucleotide translocase lysine N-methyltransferase isoform X2 gives MDQDDCEEGETELRRQSVGGWGLLQIAGCTGLTAYVVWAGILMPGFRRVPLRLQVPYIPASRKQVQNVMTLLDGRSGKMVDLGSGDGRIVLEASKRGFHPAVGYELNPWLIRLSKFYAWRAGCHGKVSYMKQDLWKVDLSDCSNVTVFLAPSVLSLLQVKLLSELPEDAWIVAGRFPFPSWKPCCVVGEGVDKAWRYSAKRLRQENESQITQDGTAV, from the exons atgGACCAGGATGACTGTGAAGAGGGAGAAACTGAGCTCAGGAGGCAGTCGGTTGGCGGCTGGGGTTTGCTGCAGATCGCTGGGTGCACAGGATTAACTGCATATGTAGTATGGGCGGGGATACTGATGCCTGGTTTCAGGAGGGTCCCTCTAAGGTTACAG GTGCCGTACATACCTGCAAGCCGCAAACAGGTGCAGAACGTGATGACATTACTGGATGGCCGGTCTGGCAAGATGGTGGACTTGGGATCAGGTGATGGCAGAATT GTTTTAGAAGCCAGTAAACGTGGCTTCCATCCAGCAGTTGGCTATGAACTGAACCCATGGCTCATCAGACTGTCAAAGTTCTACGCTTGGAGAGCAGGCTGTCATGGGAAGGTTTCTTACATGAAACAAGACTTGTGGAAG GTTGATTTGTCAGACTGTTCCAATGTCACGGTTTTCCTTGCTCCCAGTGTG CTTTCTTTACTACAAGTCAAGCTGTTATCTGAACTTCCGGAAGATGCGTGGATTGTTGCTGGTCGATTCCCGTTCCCAAGCTGGAAACCATGCTGTGTTGTTGGGGAAGGGGTTGATAAAGCCTGGCGTTACAGTGCCAAAAGACTACGACAAGAAAATGAATCCCAAATCACACAGGACGGCACTGCAGTATAA